AGTGGCCGCTTGCAGTTTTCCCGAACACGAAGCATTATCCCGCTTCGGCTCGGTTAGGTCTGCATGATCGCCGGCCGGGGGGTTTTCGGGACATCTTGTTCCACGTTCGACAATGTCGGACTTGGCTTGTCCTCGGGCTGGAATCCAAGCCGGGAAGCTGGGCGTGTCAAACGGGCGGGCAGTAGCGCGGCAGGAATCTTCCATGCGGAGCTTGTACAAGAACTCAGACTCGGCGGCGCGACACTACCATCGAAGGCGTCATCCGCGTCAGACGACCGCTACAGGTTGTAGCAAGGCAGGCACAGCTCGGGGTTTTGGGACAAGCTCAGTGTCCCTCTTTTTCCCGAGGGAGGTAGGCTGCGACGGGTGGTGGTCCCGAGTCGCTGAGCCGAGGTTCTCCGACACACCCCTAGGGGTCCGCTTACTGCTGCGCCGTGTCTGGCTTCTTCTCGCCAACCAGCCGAGCTAGAACCGGATGCCCAAGACCGCCTCAATTGCCGATGGGTACAGCGACACCGCCTGTGACCGATACGCATCATTGAAGGTATACGACATGCGTACCTCGGGGACAACCGTGACATCGTGCAGATGGACGATGGCACCGATACCCCAGTTACCGCCGACATTCACCGGTTGGAAGTGGCTTTCATCCAGCAGCACCGTGTAGACCCCGGACGATTGCGCATAGCCGAGCAGGATATCCATCCTTGGACCGGCAGTGATGAAGAGGTTCGCTAGCTTCAAGTTGGCAATGAACCGCACCATAACCGGCACGGTCAAGTAGTCAGCCCACATGTCATCGCGGTAGCGGCCCAAGAAA
The bacterium DNA segment above includes these coding regions:
- a CDS encoding outer membrane beta-barrel protein, with product MLAAVSTTRAKLYEGAGIVVGAGLSSLNTPLADDYHRRLGPQAGVMVDLASSYLRVELHYLQRGQYVETDVVNENGDFLGRYRDDMWADYLTVPVMVRFIANLKLANLFITAGPRMDILLGYAQSSGVYTVLLDESHFQPVNVGGNWGIGAIVHLHDVTVVPEVRMSYTFNDAYRSQAVSLYPSAIEAVLGIRF